Proteins encoded in a region of the Candidatus Baltobacteraceae bacterium genome:
- the senA gene encoding selenoneine synthase SenA, translated as MERTRIGDLREARERTRALAADLRDEQFTVPMLEGINPILWELGHIAYFAEFWIARHLGGRAPLVAGADALYDSAKVAHETRWSLPLPSREQTSAFMDRELALIADLWDSIRGERAEYFYRLALFHEDMHGEALVYTRQTLAYAQPSVTCRPIPAANPLTGDARIRGGRYTIGARPGDGFVFDNEKWAHEIELDAFEIARAPVTNAEFAAFVEDGGYSQRGYWSDSGWAWREAARAAHPVYWIPRAGGRGAGAFDRRHFDRIRALREHEPVCHVNFFEAEAYCAWAGRRLPTEAEWEVAATGGMHRRYPWGEDFAGVTRANLDHWFGDVCDVGAFEDGESPTGCRQMLGNVWEWTGSIFAAYPGFVTDPYREYSEPWFGTHRVLRGGAWSTRERLISTRWRNFYQPHRRDIITGFRTVKQT; from the coding sequence GTGGAAAGGACCCGCATCGGCGACTTGCGCGAAGCGCGCGAGCGAACGCGCGCGCTCGCCGCCGATCTGCGCGACGAGCAGTTCACCGTTCCCATGCTGGAAGGCATCAATCCCATCTTATGGGAGTTGGGACACATCGCCTACTTCGCCGAGTTTTGGATCGCGCGTCATCTCGGCGGCCGCGCTCCGCTCGTTGCCGGCGCCGACGCGCTCTACGATTCGGCGAAGGTCGCTCACGAGACGCGCTGGAGCCTGCCGCTGCCGTCGCGAGAGCAGACGTCCGCGTTCATGGATCGCGAACTCGCGCTGATTGCCGATCTCTGGGATTCCATCCGCGGCGAGCGAGCGGAGTATTTTTACCGGCTGGCGCTTTTTCACGAAGACATGCACGGTGAGGCTCTGGTCTATACGCGTCAAACGCTCGCATACGCGCAGCCGAGCGTTACGTGCCGGCCCATTCCAGCCGCTAATCCGCTAACCGGCGACGCTCGCATTCGGGGAGGGCGTTATACGATCGGCGCTCGTCCCGGCGACGGATTCGTGTTCGACAATGAGAAGTGGGCGCACGAGATCGAACTCGACGCATTTGAAATCGCGCGCGCGCCGGTAACCAACGCCGAATTCGCGGCGTTCGTTGAGGATGGCGGCTACTCGCAGCGCGGCTATTGGTCCGATTCGGGCTGGGCGTGGCGCGAGGCCGCGCGGGCCGCGCACCCCGTCTATTGGATTCCGCGCGCCGGCGGACGCGGCGCGGGCGCTTTCGATCGCCGGCACTTCGACCGCATACGAGCGCTGCGCGAGCACGAACCGGTTTGCCACGTCAACTTCTTCGAAGCCGAGGCCTACTGCGCGTGGGCCGGACGCCGGCTTCCGACGGAGGCCGAGTGGGAAGTCGCCGCCACGGGCGGAATGCATCGGCGTTATCCGTGGGGCGAAGATTTCGCCGGCGTTACGCGAGCCAACCTCGATCATTGGTTCGGCGACGTTTGCGATGTCGGTGCCTTCGAGGACGGAGAGAGTCCGACGGGCTGCCGGCAAATGCTCGGCAACGTCTGGGAATGGACGGGCAGCATTTTTGCGGCCTATCCGGGATTCGTTACCGACCCCTATAGGGAATACTCCGAACCGTGGTTCGGCACGCACCGGGTCTTACGCGGCGGTGCGTGGTCGACGCGCGAACGCTTGATCTCGACGCGCTGGCGAAATTTCTATCAGCCGCATCGACGCGATATCATCACCGGATTCCGCACTGTGAAGCAGACGTAG
- the senB gene encoding selenoneine biosynthesis selenosugar synthase SenB — MATVESVLKRLLVVSPAPRGSTLGNSVTADRYVRIFRALGWRAHIANAYDGEPVDCLVGLHARKSASSVLAFRKRFPRGRLVLVLTGTDLYRDIADSALARRALDAADLLVTLQPEGLAKLPRILRSKARAIVQSAEPGKPAPRRPGGPFEVCVLGHLRHEKDPMRAAYALRLLDPQLLVRVTQAGGILAPRFARATHAEMLRNPRYRYCGELSRTQARRLLARSDLMVLSSRMEGGANALCEAIACGIPVLASRIAGNTGILGRTYPGLYPTGDSRALAALLKRCVTDRAFYERLRSACRRLAPLVSFEHELAAWRRALGNR; from the coding sequence TTGGCGACGGTCGAATCGGTGCTGAAACGGCTGCTCGTCGTCTCGCCGGCGCCGCGCGGATCGACGCTTGGAAACTCCGTGACGGCAGATCGTTACGTGCGAATCTTTCGGGCCCTCGGCTGGCGCGCGCACATCGCGAACGCGTATGACGGAGAACCCGTCGATTGCCTCGTCGGGTTGCACGCGCGCAAGAGCGCGTCGAGCGTCCTGGCCTTTCGCAAGCGTTTTCCGCGAGGGCGGCTCGTGCTGGTGCTGACGGGAACCGACCTCTATCGGGATATTGCCGATAGCGCGCTCGCCCGCCGGGCGCTCGACGCCGCCGATCTTCTCGTCACGCTGCAGCCCGAAGGGCTCGCCAAACTCCCGCGCATCCTCCGCTCGAAGGCGCGTGCAATCGTCCAGTCGGCAGAACCCGGCAAGCCGGCGCCTCGGCGCCCCGGCGGCCCGTTCGAAGTCTGCGTGCTCGGTCACCTGCGCCACGAAAAGGACCCGATGCGCGCGGCGTATGCGCTCCGGCTGCTGGACCCGCAACTGCTCGTCCGGGTAACGCAGGCAGGCGGGATTCTCGCGCCGCGTTTCGCACGCGCCACGCACGCCGAGATGCTGCGCAACCCGCGGTATCGCTACTGCGGCGAACTCAGCCGCACGCAAGCGCGGCGGCTGCTCGCGCGCAGCGACCTCATGGTTTTATCCTCGCGAATGGAGGGCGGCGCGAACGCCCTGTGCGAGGCGATCGCCTGCGGCATTCCGGTCCTGGCATCGCGCATCGCCGGCAATACGGGGATTCTCGGCCGCACGTACCCCGGGCTCTATCCCACCGGCGACTCGCGCGCCCTCGCCGCGTTACTGAAGCGCTGCGTCACCGATCGCGCGTTTTACGAGCGTCTTCGCAGCGCGTGCCGCCGGCTCGCGCCCCTCGTGTCATTCGAGCACGAGCTCGCCGCCTGGCGCCGCGCGCTCGGCAACCGCTAA